The genomic window CAGGATTTAAAATAAGAGGTTTCGGATCTTCCGGTTTTAATCTTTCTCTTATATATTTTGCCTGTAGAAAAAATACTGCCAGACCTAAGAAAAACATCAGAGTCAGAACCGTGAAACCGAACGCGCTCGGATCTTCCGAACTGAGTAGAACGAATGCTGAAAATATCTCTTCCGCTTTCGGAAAAATTAAGAATAGAAGTTCTAACGAAAATAAAAACAGTCCGAGGACCACTTGCAGAAAAACAGAATGAAATGCAGGCCGAAGGACCCTGTCTTCTTTGGGAAATAGGAAGATCACTCCCAGAGGAAAAAAAATCCCGAAACCTATCATGGAAATGGGAGAAGTCCAAGATAGAAAATTGATCCCCCAAAAAACGAGTTTTTCTTTCTGTGAAATTTCCTTCTGCATTCCGAATATCCTTGTCCATTGGACCCTAGCTTGTTCCGGAAGCAAACAAGAATTGAAGGAATTCCTACGAATTTAATACTTTATCACGAATCCTATTCGAGAATCCTTGGACCTATGGAGAAAAAAGAAACCCTAGATTCCTCTCTCAAGGATATCGTATCCGTTTGTAAAAGAAGAGGATTTGTTTATCCCGGATCCGAAATTTACGGAGGACTTTCCAATACCTTCGATTATGGCCCTTACGGAGCCGAACTTCTCCATAACTTAAAAAGACTCTGGTGGAAACATTTTGTCCACTTAAGAGAAGACGTTGTCGGATTGGATTCTTCTATCCTTCTCAACCCAAAAGTATGGGAAGCATCTGGACACGTTTCGAATTTTAATGATCCACTTATCGATTGTAAAAATTGTAAGACCAGGATCAGAGCGGACAAATTTTTGGAAGACCAAAAAGGAGAAGGTGCCGCCACAGGATTGACCCTTGAAAAAATGAACGAGGTCATTAAGGCGGGGAATTTTGCCTGTCCGAATTGCGGCAATAGAGGGACATTCACCGAAGCCAGAGACTTCAACCTAATGTTCAAAACTTCTCATGGCGCTTCTGCAGAAGATTCACAGGATATTTATCTTCGTCCGGAAACCGCCCAAGGTATTTTTATCAATTTTAAGAACGTTATCTCCACCACCAGAAATAAGATCCCATTCGGTATCGCTCAAATCGGTAAATCATTTCGTAATGAGATTATGGCAAGACAGTTCGTTTTCCGCACCAGAGAATTCGAACAAATGGAGATGGAGTTTTTCTGTGAACCTGGAACCCAAAAAGAATGGTTCTCTCATTGGGTAAACTATTGTCTCAAATTTTTAACTGATCATGTAGGCTTAAAAAAAGAAAACTTGAAGATCAGAGAACATGAGAAAGAAGAACTTTCCTTTTACAGTGAAGCCACTTCCGACATCGAATACAAATACGGATTTGGGTGGGGAGAACTTTGGGGAATCGCTTCTAGAACGGATTATGATCTTTCCCAACATGAAAAATTCTCCGGAGAAGATCTGAAATACCAAGACCAGGCTGCGAACAAAAAGTTTGTGCCTTATGTTGTAGAGCCTGCACTCGGCTTAAATCGTTTATTCTTAGCAGTTGTTTCAGACGCTTACGCGGAAGAAAAACTTCCAGATGGAGAGACAAGAACAGTTCTTCGTTTCGCTCCTCAAGTAGCTCCTGTAAAAATTGGGATTTTCCCTCTCATGAAAAAAGACGGTCTTCCTGAACTTGCAAAATCGATCTATGCAAACCTATCTTCTTTAGGGAATTTAGAATACGATGAAGGCGGCGCTATCGGAAAAAGATACCGCAGACAGGACGAGATCGGAACTCCATATTGTATCACGGTAGATTATGATTCTTTAAAAGATAATTCTGTTACAGTAAGAGAAAGAGACAGTATGTCCCAGGAAAGGATCTCTATTGATTCTTTGAAGTCTTACTTTGCAGATAAGGTTCTTTAATCAAGGATTGTAGTTTCGGATATCATCCCTACATTCCTGTCCAAAAATCAAAGGACTAGATGGGCTGAAAGATTCGACTTTGCTGTCGCTTAAGGCCCAAAACATTCCGCAGGTTTCATTAGAACAATGATTTCCATGTTCCTTGTCTTGATGAGAAGAATATAATGGAATTCCTGCGTTCACAAGCCCAAGTGCATGTCCAAGTTCATGAGTCACGGTCATCTGTTCCGCTTTTTCCACTCGATCGGGAGAAACAATAGAATCAAACTGTTCAATCATATCCTTGAATACAAAAATCACTGGAGGTCCGATCCCCAAAACTCCGGAAATTGTAACTGCAATTACACCAGGGGCATCCGCCAACTCCCCTCTTACATAAACGATAAAGAAACTAGTAGATTGGTAATCGGAAGATCTTTTCCTGTATTTAGATACCAGATCCAAAAGTTGGTTCACACTCCATGTGGATCTGTTTTGGTTCGGGATCTCATTCATCTCGGATAGATCACTAGGCACCGTGACTGCAACGGAATAACCTCTATCCGCGAAAACATCCTGCATATTACTATCGGTCACATTCCAAATATTGGATCCAGCGATAGTAAAATTTCCAGTAAACGGCTCCGCATCTGTTTCATAAGCAACTTCCAAATCCAAAGATCTTACAGTAGAAAAATAAACGGAAGAACGATCCGGGTCTGTTAGAATGAGATAATCTAACGCGATATATCCCAAAATTGCTGGCGGTAGTTCCGATTTACCAGTTTCACAATTGATAAAGGAGAAGAAGGATAGAATTATAAGTGCTCGAAAGATCATTTTACCTTCGTATTAATAACAACCGGAATCGTTTCTTTTTTTATTTATTTGCAAAAAGAAGAGAAACTTAGCTTCTCCCCATAAAAAATACTCCACAAACTCCGGTCATTTGCAAAGTTTTATTTTAATGTCTGAGAAACTTTTGGAGATAAGACCAATCCTCCCCCAAAATAGGGAGCCGGCTATTGAATTGGTAAATCAATTTTTTAGAATGGTGAACAAACTTCCCTTAGATGGAATATTTCAGATTCGCCCTAGGGCCGCCGCCAAAATGGTGGATATCTACTTAAAACTCAGAGCCACGGACAAAGTTTTATTTATCGGCGGATTCATAGAAGAAGAACTAGTCTCTCTTCTAATCGCAAGAGTGGAAGAAAAACCATATCTCATTGAAGAGAAAAACTTATTCATAGATCTGGCAGTTACTAAACAAGGTAAAAGAAAGTCCGGTTATATGAAACCCCTCGTCCAAGAAACGTTCCGTTATGCAAAAGAAAAAGGAATCTTGGCGATAGAGTTAAGAGCGATCTCAGAAAACAAATTGGCAGTAGAATTCTGGAAGAAGATGGGATTCGATCCGTTTTATGTGAGATTCAGGAAGTCCGTAGAATAGACAGAAAGCATTTATTAACAAAGTTGGAATTCCCACATAGAAGTAAAATATCCCCCACCCTGCATTGGGATTTGGGGGGAGTGGCTCGTGGGAGAGAGCATTCTCTATATCACACAATCTGACTTCTGTCAATAAAATCCTGCCCTACAAATCCATGTAGGAATTCCAACATCGCCAGTAAACCCTCTGCGCGAACCAAACCTAATAAATAAAAAAAGGGACCCTTTCGGATCCCTTTTCTATATTAGAATTTTAGAAAATTCTTATTGGAACAAGCGAAGCAATAACCCGCCGTGTTGCACGAAGAATTCCGCAAACACTAAGCTTGTAATCGCCATCAATTTGATCAAAATATTGATCGAAGGACCGGAAGTATCTTTTAAAGGATCTCCTACGGTATCTCCCACAACTGCAGCTTTGTGTTGGTCTGAACCTTTTCCACCGGCAGCTTTTTCGATATATTTTTTAGCGTTGTCCCAACCGCCACCGGAGTTCGCAGAAGAGATTGCAAGAACCACACCTGCTACCAATGCTCCAGCCAAAACACCTGCTAAAGATTTAATTCCGAATAAGTAACCTACTAAGATCGGAGTTAAAAGAACCAAAAGTCCAGGAAGGATCATTTCTCTTAAAGCCGCTGTGGTGGAAATATCCACACATCTTTTGTAATCAGGCTTAGCTTTTCCTTCCATGATACCAGGGATTTCGCGGAATTGTTTTCTAACTTCTTCCACCATATCCACAGCTGCTTTACCTACTGATTTCATGGTCATTGCGGTAAAGACGAATGGAAGCATCGCTCCGAAAAGTAATCCGCCGAAAACTTCTGCGTTCAGAATATCCAAACCGGTAGTTTTAGTTCTGGTGATAAATGCAGCAAACAATGCCAAGGAAGTCAAAGCAGCAGAACCGATCGCAAAACCTTTTCCGATAGCAGCAGTAGTATTACCGGCAGCATCTAAGGTATCTGTACGATTACGAACTTCTTTTCCGAGTTCCGCCATTTCCGCAATCCCGCCTGCGTTATCCGAAACTGGACCGTAAGCGTCGATAGTTAATCCGATCGCGATAGTGGATATCATTCCAAGGGCAGCGATCGCAATCCCATACATTCCCGCCAAAATATTCGCGGTAACGATAGTGATCACGAGTAGAATGACCGGAACCACGGAACTTTGATAACCTAAAGCTAGTCCGTAGATAATGTTTGTGGCAGCTCCGGTTTTGGAAGCGTCTACAACTTCTCTTACAGGCTTATAAGAATGAGAGGTATAATACTCAGTGATCAAACCAATGAACATTCCCGAGAACAGACCTACGATCAAAGAAATGTAAACATTCCATTTACCGATTGTTTTTCCTGCGATCTCGAAAGAATCCACCATGTATTTATCAGTTACAAAATACATGACCGCACCTACGATCAAAGTAGAAACCCAAAGTTGGATTTTTAGGACCCTCTCCACATTTCCCCCTTCTTTCACAGAAGCGATGAAGGAAGTTAGTAGAGAAGCAGGGATCCCGAAAGCGGAGATCAAAAGTGGATATAAAAGGGCATCAGTATTTCCGGAAAGAGCAGTTGCAGTCGCACCGATCACAAGAGCGGCACAAGTAGCTTCTGCACAGGAACCGAATAGGTCAGCACCCATCCCGGCAACGTCACCGACGTTATCTCCAACGTTATCTGCGATAGTCGCTGGGTTCCTAGGGTCATCCTCAGGGATTCCCTTTTCTACCTTACCAACTAAGTCAGCGCCAACATCGGCAGCCTTGGTGTAAATTCCCCCGCCCACTCTTCCAAAAAGAGCAACAGCAGAACCACCCAGACCGAAACCAGCCAGAGCTTCCATTAGGTAAAGAGTTCCTACGTTTTGGAATAAATGAGTATAAAGAAGGAAAAGTCCGATCATCCCGAGAACTGCAAGTCCCACCAGACCGAATCCCATTACCGCACCAGAATCAAAAGCGACTCTGAAAGCCTTGGTCATGGAAGTTTTAGCAGCCTGAGCAGTACGAACGTTTCCTGCAGTTGCGATCTTCATCCCGATAAAACCGGAAAGACAGGAAATCAAGGCCCCTGCAACGAAAGCGATCGCTGTAAACAACCCGTCGTTAAAATCCGGGGTTTCCGGATTATCCAAAAGGAAGAAGATCAGAACTGCCATAAAGGCGATGAAGAGAGAAATGGTCTTGTATTCTCTCACGAGAAAGGCCATAGCGCCTTCGGAGATTGCGGAAGAAATTTCGATCAATTTCTTAGATTCGTTATCCTTTCCGCCCTCAGTTCCGATTTGGATCCTGGTGACCTTTAATGCGTATATTACGGCGGTCAAAATAGCCAGGAAGGCAAAAGCCAGAATAATGGTAACCGAATTCATTCAGGGAAACCTCTTGTTTTTTTTTAAAATTTCCGATGGTTTAAAAAGATGGGACCTGTGTTTGCCAAAGCTAATATGAGACGTACACTTTCCATTTGGTTCTTTCTAGTTATTTGCACTATAAAATCGGTCCTGGGCTTGAGTTCAACCTTTTCTTGGGAAGAGCTGATCCAGCAGGCTGCCGAAGAAGCGGCAAGAGGCAGATACCAACAAGCGTTAGAAAAATTACAGATCGCTGACGAAACAGGAGAGCCCAGAGACTTCCGTTATTATTGGATTTTAGGAAAATCCCAAAAAGGAAAGGGAGAAGAATTAGAGGCACTCAAAAGTTATGAGACAAGCCTCAGATTAAATCCTGATCAGACCAAGTTACTGGAAGAAATGACGGATCTTTATGATTCCCTTAGATTTCCGGATAAGGCTCTTAACACTGCTCGGGTACTATTGTCCAGAGATCAGGAAAATAGAAATCTCAGATACAAGGCATTACTTTGGTCTTCCAGGATCGGAGATATTGAATATTATAAAGCTACCTTAAAAGAATTAGAATCTTC from Leptospira neocaledonica includes these protein-coding regions:
- a CDS encoding GNAT family N-acetyltransferase, giving the protein MSEKLLEIRPILPQNREPAIELVNQFFRMVNKLPLDGIFQIRPRAAAKMVDIYLKLRATDKVLFIGGFIEEELVSLLIARVEEKPYLIEEKNLFIDLAVTKQGKRKSGYMKPLVQETFRYAKEKGILAIELRAISENKLAVEFWKKMGFDPFYVRFRKSVE
- a CDS encoding sodium-translocating pyrophosphatase, yielding MNSVTIILAFAFLAILTAVIYALKVTRIQIGTEGGKDNESKKLIEISSAISEGAMAFLVREYKTISLFIAFMAVLIFFLLDNPETPDFNDGLFTAIAFVAGALISCLSGFIGMKIATAGNVRTAQAAKTSMTKAFRVAFDSGAVMGFGLVGLAVLGMIGLFLLYTHLFQNVGTLYLMEALAGFGLGGSAVALFGRVGGGIYTKAADVGADLVGKVEKGIPEDDPRNPATIADNVGDNVGDVAGMGADLFGSCAEATCAALVIGATATALSGNTDALLYPLLISAFGIPASLLTSFIASVKEGGNVERVLKIQLWVSTLIVGAVMYFVTDKYMVDSFEIAGKTIGKWNVYISLIVGLFSGMFIGLITEYYTSHSYKPVREVVDASKTGAATNIIYGLALGYQSSVVPVILLVITIVTANILAGMYGIAIAALGMISTIAIGLTIDAYGPVSDNAGGIAEMAELGKEVRNRTDTLDAAGNTTAAIGKGFAIGSAALTSLALFAAFITRTKTTGLDILNAEVFGGLLFGAMLPFVFTAMTMKSVGKAAVDMVEEVRKQFREIPGIMEGKAKPDYKRCVDISTTAALREMILPGLLVLLTPILVGYLFGIKSLAGVLAGALVAGVVLAISSANSGGGWDNAKKYIEKAAGGKGSDQHKAAVVGDTVGDPLKDTSGPSINILIKLMAITSLVFAEFFVQHGGLLLRLFQ
- a CDS encoding glycine--tRNA ligase, whose amino-acid sequence is MEKKETLDSSLKDIVSVCKRRGFVYPGSEIYGGLSNTFDYGPYGAELLHNLKRLWWKHFVHLREDVVGLDSSILLNPKVWEASGHVSNFNDPLIDCKNCKTRIRADKFLEDQKGEGAATGLTLEKMNEVIKAGNFACPNCGNRGTFTEARDFNLMFKTSHGASAEDSQDIYLRPETAQGIFINFKNVISTTRNKIPFGIAQIGKSFRNEIMARQFVFRTREFEQMEMEFFCEPGTQKEWFSHWVNYCLKFLTDHVGLKKENLKIREHEKEELSFYSEATSDIEYKYGFGWGELWGIASRTDYDLSQHEKFSGEDLKYQDQAANKKFVPYVVEPALGLNRLFLAVVSDAYAEEKLPDGETRTVLRFAPQVAPVKIGIFPLMKKDGLPELAKSIYANLSSLGNLEYDEGGAIGKRYRRQDEIGTPYCITVDYDSLKDNSVTVRERDSMSQERISIDSLKSYFADKVL